The Chitinophaga sp. H8 region TATCCCATTTAATTCCAATAACCTTTCCCAAAATAAGAATGCAGCGCTAGCAAATCTTAGCCCGCTTGCAAGTATCCGACCTGAAGATATTGAAAGTATTGACGTTTTAAAAGATGCTGATGCGACCGCAATATATGGTTCTCGTGGTGCAAATGGTGTTATACTTATCACAACCAAAAAAGGCTCTGTTGGTAAAACTAAAGTAGATATTAATCTAAATCATGGAATTGGAAAGGTCACACGCAGACTTGATTTGATGAATACTGATCAATATTTGAACATGCGAAGACAGGCTTATATAAATGATGGACTACCAGTGCCAACAAGTTCTACCCCCGCAGATTTTAGTAATTACGATCTAACAACGTGGGATTCCAACCGTTTTACCGACTGGCAAAAGGAAATGATAGGTGGTACTGCAAATTTCACCAATGCAACAGCAACATTATCAGGAGGGAGTGCGCAAACGCAATTTTTATTGGGAAGCAGTTACAGAAGAGAAACATCAGTCTTCCCAGGGGATTACAATAATGAGATCGGATCAGCTAATCTGAATGTTCGTCATAGTTCAGAAAATAATAAATTTAATGCTGAAGCGAGTATAAATTTTTCAAATAATAATAACCGTTTACCTCAAACAGATTTTACCTCATATATTTTCCTTGCACCTAATACGCCCAAAATATATAATCCTGATGGAAGTGTGAATTGGGAAAATTCAACTTTTGATAATCCATTTGGGCAATTGAAGCAAAGTTCAACAGCTATATCAGAAAATTTAATTGGCAATGTGATTCTGAGTTATAACGTAATGAAAAATCTTCAAATAAAAACAAACTTAGGATATAACAGCAATCGGATTGACGAAAACAATATCTACCCATTTAGTTCGATTGATCCTGCCACGCCTGATCCAGCAAGTAACAGAGTTCATATTTATGCAAACAATCAGATAAAATCCTGGATTATAGAACCTCAGATTACCTATTCTTTATCGTTTAAAAATCATCATATTGAATCATTGCTAGGGACTACATTTCAACAAACTAGGCAAAACGGCTTTAATCAAACAGCAAGTGGATTTTCAAATGATGCCTTAATTAATAATATTTCAGCCGCAACAACATTCAGCAATACAAAAACCATAAATACTTTATATCGTTACAATGCTATTTATGCCCGTATTGGTTACAATTATTTGGATAAGTACGTGTTAAATTTAACTGGAAGACGTGATGGTAGCAGTAGATTCGGACCTGGGAAGCAGTTCGGGAATTTCGGAGCAATTGGTGCAGCTTGGATATTTAACAAAGAAGATTTTATAGAAAATTCATTACCCTTTCTCTCTCGGGGAAAACTACGTGCAAGCATTGGCAAAACCGGTAATGATCAATTAGGAGATTACAAGTTTTTGAGTACCTATACACCTTCATCAGCCTCCTATTTCGGAGTTTCCGCTTTAAATCCTACGAAGTTAACGAATCCAAATTTTGGTTGGGAGACGATTAACAAAATTGAAGTTGCCACAGAGTTAGGTTTTTTGAAGAACAGGATACAGTTGGATGTAAGTTGGTATAGAAACCGGACAAGCAATCAATTAGTAGGATATTCATTACCTTTTTCAACCGGGTTTGATAATATCATCGCGAATTTACCAGCAGTAATTCAAAATAAGGGCTGGGAATTTGCACTTACCACAACCAATATTGATAGGGGTAATTTGATTTGGACGAGTTCCATAAATTTAACAATACCGCAAAATAAACTTGTTTCATATCCGAATTTAGAAGGCTCAGCCTACAAAAATCGTTATGTAATCGGAATGCCATTATCTATATATTATTTGTACACTAGTACCGGTATAGATAATAAAACAGGACTCTATACATTTGAAGATTTAAATAACGATGGGTCTATAAACTCACCAACTGATCAAAGGCCATACTTTGTGGGGCAAAAATATTTTGGAGGAGTAAGCAATACTTTTTATTACAAAGGATTGTCATTAGATATATTCTTTCAGTTTGTAAAGCAAAACGGGTATAACTTTTTAACATGGGGCTTGCTTCCCGGCTATTTTAACGGAAACCAACAAACGGAATTATTAGATTCATGGAAATCATCTGGTGATAATGCGAAATATCAACGATATAGTACTCTAATTGATGAACCCTATAATTCTAATGATAGATATAATTCAAGTAACGCAAGAATCACTGACGCATCATTTATCAGATTAAAGAATGTTCAATTAAGCTGGTCAATACCCAAAAAATGGATGCAAAAAATTAGGGCAAATAACGCAAAGGTATATTTTCAAGGACAAAACCTATTTACAATTACAAGATTTAAAGGACTTGATCCCGAAACTCAAAGAATAGGAATAAATCCAACATTACCACCTTTAAGGGTATTTACTGTAGGGTTGCAGTTAAGCCTTTAGTCAGTTTTTAAATATTAATTTATAAAGGAAATTGTAAAATACCTTTCGTTTCATCTTAGCAAATCACGATTAACAATTGAAATTTAT contains the following coding sequences:
- a CDS encoding SusC/RagA family TonB-linked outer membrane protein; translation: MDKIIHTNDGLCPYLKESRPVKWKNRFKYIVAMKLFLLLLALSFHLSAKVFSQQISLNAKEESLRSVLRSIKKQSGYGFLLGSSVLKEAKPVTITLHLYSVEDALKKIFETQNLTYSIDNKFITIKPKADKKKELTPAPLSFRDMEQKTVQGTVTDSKNEPLIGVNVRVKGKTIGTITNNEGHYSISLDPTDILVFSYIGYVTLEIPVKNQVTVNAKLVEFQSQLDETVVKGYYNTTKILNTGSVSSIKADDIAKQPVSDPLMALEGRIPGLYVAQTSGITGAGISVMLRGQNSINNGNGPFYVVDGIPFNSNNLSQNKNAALANLSPLASIRPEDIESIDVLKDADATAIYGSRGANGVILITTKKGSVGKTKVDINLNHGIGKVTRRLDLMNTDQYLNMRRQAYINDGLPVPTSSTPADFSNYDLTTWDSNRFTDWQKEMIGGTANFTNATATLSGGSAQTQFLLGSSYRRETSVFPGDYNNEIGSANLNVRHSSENNKFNAEASINFSNNNNRLPQTDFTSYIFLAPNTPKIYNPDGSVNWENSTFDNPFGQLKQSSTAISENLIGNVILSYNVMKNLQIKTNLGYNSNRIDENNIYPFSSIDPATPDPASNRVHIYANNQIKSWIIEPQITYSLSFKNHHIESLLGTTFQQTRQNGFNQTASGFSNDALINNISAATTFSNTKTINTLYRYNAIYARIGYNYLDKYVLNLTGRRDGSSRFGPGKQFGNFGAIGAAWIFNKEDFIENSLPFLSRGKLRASIGKTGNDQLGDYKFLSTYTPSSASYFGVSALNPTKLTNPNFGWETINKIEVATELGFLKNRIQLDVSWYRNRTSNQLVGYSLPFSTGFDNIIANLPAVIQNKGWEFALTTTNIDRGNLIWTSSINLTIPQNKLVSYPNLEGSAYKNRYVIGMPLSIYYLYTSTGIDNKTGLYTFEDLNNDGSINSPTDQRPYFVGQKYFGGVSNTFYYKGLSLDIFFQFVKQNGYNFLTWGLLPGYFNGNQQTELLDSWKSSGDNAKYQRYSTLIDEPYNSNDRYNSSNARITDASFIRLKNVQLSWSIPKKWMQKIRANNAKVYFQGQNLFTITRFKGLDPETQRIGINPTLPPLRVFTVGLQLSL